In the Staphylococcus sp. IVB6240 genome, one interval contains:
- the queA gene encoding tRNA preQ1(34) S-adenosylmethionine ribosyltransferase-isomerase QueA, translated as MNIEEFDYDLPESLIAQTPLKDRDTSRLLHLDRQTGEVEDLHFKDILKFFQPGDTLVLNDTKVMPARLFGVKEETNAQVEMLMLNQVEGNDWEVLLKPAKRIKVGQSLSFGDGKIIATCIDTLDQGGRIMRLEYEGILQERLDELGEMPLPPYIKERLSDKDRYQTVYAKETGSAAAPTAGLHFTDALLEDVKKMGVHLAFVTLHVGLGTFRPVSVDNIDDHEMHSEYYMMSQETAELLNETKASGHRIISVGTTSTRTLETIRRDHDAFVATSGWTDIFIYPGFEFKAVDGQITNFHLPKSTLVMLVSAFSSRQFVLNAYQHAVKKSYRFFSFGDAMIII; from the coding sequence TTGAATATAGAAGAATTTGATTATGACTTGCCGGAATCTTTAATCGCTCAGACGCCATTAAAAGACCGTGATACAAGTCGATTATTACATCTTGATAGACAAACTGGCGAAGTGGAAGATTTACATTTTAAAGATATTTTAAAGTTCTTCCAACCAGGTGATACGCTTGTTTTAAATGATACGAAAGTCATGCCTGCACGTTTATTCGGTGTGAAGGAAGAAACAAATGCCCAAGTTGAAATGCTTATGTTAAATCAAGTAGAAGGCAATGATTGGGAAGTGTTATTGAAACCCGCAAAGCGTATTAAAGTGGGACAATCTTTAAGTTTCGGCGACGGTAAAATTATCGCAACTTGTATTGATACTTTGGATCAAGGTGGCCGTATTATGCGTCTTGAATATGAGGGGATTCTACAAGAGCGTTTAGATGAGTTGGGTGAAATGCCACTACCACCGTACATAAAAGAACGACTTTCTGACAAAGACCGTTATCAAACGGTCTATGCTAAAGAAACAGGTTCCGCGGCAGCACCAACAGCAGGTCTACACTTCACGGATGCACTCTTAGAAGATGTGAAAAAAATGGGTGTTCATCTTGCATTTGTGACACTTCATGTAGGTTTAGGGACATTCCGTCCTGTGAGTGTAGATAATATTGATGATCATGAAATGCACAGCGAATACTACATGATGTCTCAAGAAACGGCAGAGTTATTAAATGAGACTAAAGCATCGGGACATCGTATTATCTCAGTAGGAACGACTTCAACACGTACGTTAGAAACGATTCGTCGAGATCACGATGCTTTTGTAGCGACAAGTGGTTGGACAGACATCTTTATTTATCCTGGCTTTGAATTTAAAGCGGTGGATGGACAGATTACGAACTTCCACTTGCCTAAATCAACACTTGTGATGCTTGTATCCGCATTCAGTTCACGTCAATTTGTACTCAATGCTTATCAACATGCGGTGAAAAAATCATATCGTTTCTTTAGCTTTGGCGATGCGATGATAATTATTTAA
- a CDS encoding ACT domain-containing protein → MKSKFYLIREDVLPLVVEKVLKVKASLKENPTMTIQEAVDLHDCSRSAFYKYRDTIFPLEDMKQDLEAFTIILFVNDKVGILANVLEKLSALHLSVLTIHQSVPIDHKASITLSLNASKATLNAYEIINELRQMDYVYNVDIIGMNA, encoded by the coding sequence ATGAAATCTAAATTTTATTTAATTCGAGAAGATGTATTACCATTAGTGGTTGAAAAAGTCTTGAAAGTAAAGGCATCTCTTAAGGAGAATCCTACGATGACAATACAAGAAGCTGTGGATCTTCATGATTGTTCACGTAGTGCTTTTTATAAATATAGAGATACGATTTTCCCTTTAGAAGATATGAAACAAGATTTAGAAGCATTTACGATTATCTTATTTGTGAATGATAAGGTAGGCATTTTAGCGAATGTATTGGAAAAATTATCCGCTTTACATTTATCTGTGCTCACGATTCATCAAAGTGTGCCGATTGATCATAAAGCATCGATTACTTTATCACTGAATGCAAGTAAGGCGACGTTAAATGCTTATGAAATCATCAATGAATTACGTCAAATGGACTATGTCTATAACGTAGATATTATTGGAATGAATGCGTAA
- the obgE gene encoding GTPase ObgE codes for MFVDQVKIFLKAGDGGNGITAYRREKYVPFGGPAGGDGGRGASVVFEVDEGLRTLMDFRYQRQFKAKKGENGQSSNMHGKNAEDLILKVPPGTIVKDVETEQTLADLVEHGQRAVIAKGGRGGRGNSRFATPKNPAPDFSENGEPGEELEVVLELKLLADVGLVGFPSVGKSTLLSIVSKAKPKIGAYHFTTIQPNLGVVVTPDQRSFVLADLPGLIEGASEGVGLGHQFLRHVERTKVIVHVIDMSGMEGRDPFEDYQTINRELKAYKQRLEERPQIIVANKMDIPEAAEQLELFKEQLGTDTPIIPISSYTRENIDQLLYTIANTLEEVKDIDFNEEETADETNRVLYKHTPSQDKFVITRDDDGAYVVSGNAIERMFKMTDFNSDPAVRRFARQMRSMGIDDALRERGAENGDIVRILGGEFEFIE; via the coding sequence ATGTTTGTCGATCAAGTCAAAATATTTTTAAAAGCTGGTGACGGGGGTAATGGTATTACCGCATATCGTCGTGAAAAGTATGTCCCATTCGGTGGGCCTGCTGGAGGAGATGGCGGTCGTGGTGCGTCCGTTGTATTTGAAGTAGATGAAGGCTTAAGAACGTTGATGGATTTTAGGTACCAACGTCAGTTCAAAGCAAAAAAAGGTGAAAATGGACAGAGTAGTAATATGCATGGTAAAAATGCTGAAGATCTGATCCTAAAAGTGCCACCAGGTACCATTGTAAAAGACGTTGAAACAGAACAAACGTTGGCTGACTTAGTGGAACATGGACAACGCGCAGTGATTGCAAAAGGTGGACGCGGCGGACGTGGGAATTCACGTTTTGCGACACCGAAAAACCCTGCACCAGACTTTAGTGAAAATGGTGAACCAGGTGAAGAATTAGAAGTCGTTCTTGAATTGAAACTTCTTGCAGATGTTGGACTTGTTGGCTTCCCAAGTGTTGGTAAGTCGACACTGTTATCAATTGTTTCCAAAGCTAAGCCAAAAATTGGGGCATATCACTTTACGACGATTCAACCAAATCTCGGTGTCGTTGTTACGCCAGACCAACGTAGTTTTGTACTCGCTGACTTACCGGGATTGATTGAAGGTGCTTCAGAAGGTGTTGGATTAGGTCATCAGTTCTTACGTCACGTTGAACGTACAAAAGTTATTGTCCATGTCATTGATATGAGTGGTATGGAAGGTAGAGATCCATTTGAAGATTATCAAACAATTAACCGTGAATTAAAGGCTTACAAGCAACGTTTAGAAGAACGCCCACAAATTATCGTTGCCAATAAGATGGATATACCAGAAGCAGCTGAACAATTGGAACTTTTTAAAGAACAGTTAGGTACAGATACACCAATTATTCCAATTTCTTCATATACAAGAGAAAATATCGATCAGTTATTGTATACCATTGCAAATACTTTAGAAGAAGTAAAAGATATTGACTTTAATGAAGAAGAAACAGCTGATGAGACAAATCGTGTGTTATATAAACATACGCCATCTCAAGATAAATTTGTGATTACACGTGATGATGACGGTGCATATGTTGTGAGCGGTAACGCAATTGAGCGTATGTTCAAGATGACAGACTTTAACAGTGATCCGGCTGTGCGTCGATTTGCGCGTCAAATGCGTTCTATGGGCATTGATGATGCATTGCGTGAACGCGGTGCAGAAAATGGAGATATTGTCCGTATTCTTGGCGGAGAATTTGAATTTATAGAATAA
- the ruvA gene encoding Holliday junction branch migration protein RuvA — MYAYIRGKVTELQPSHIIVETSSGIGYEILTPNSYRFQSQLQQEAIVYTSLIVREDAQLLYGFSNQEEKTMFLSLIKVTGIGPKSALAILAASSPAQVKRAIEQEDDAYLTQFPGIGKKTARQIILDLKGKVAIDTPVDSGLFAVESSNDEHIYKDAILALDALGYSKRELQKVEKAMRKETFETVDEAVKFGLKQLIG, encoded by the coding sequence ATGTATGCATATATTCGAGGAAAAGTGACTGAACTACAACCTTCACATATTATTGTAGAAACTTCATCTGGTATTGGATATGAGATACTCACACCTAACTCTTATCGATTCCAAAGTCAATTACAGCAAGAAGCGATCGTCTATACTTCACTGATTGTGAGAGAAGATGCCCAATTGTTATATGGCTTTAGCAATCAAGAAGAAAAGACGATGTTTTTAAGTTTAATTAAAGTGACAGGTATTGGTCCGAAATCAGCACTCGCGATTTTAGCAGCCAGCTCACCAGCACAAGTGAAACGTGCGATTGAACAAGAGGATGATGCGTATTTAACGCAATTTCCTGGTATTGGTAAAAAGACAGCGCGTCAAATCATATTAGATCTTAAAGGCAAAGTTGCCATAGATACACCTGTTGACAGTGGTTTGTTTGCTGTCGAATCAAGCAACGATGAACACATTTACAAAGATGCAATATTAGCATTAGATGCACTTGGCTATTCAAAACGTGAGCTACAAAAAGTAGAAAAGGCCATGCGCAAAGAAACATTTGAAACTGTTGATGAAGCTGTTAAGTTCGGATTAAAACAATTGATTGGTTAG
- the rplU gene encoding 50S ribosomal protein L21: MFAIIETGGKQIKVEEGQEIYVEKLDVNEGDTFTFDKVLFVGGDAVKVGAPTVESATVTATVNKQGRGKKITVFTYRRRKDSKRKKGHRQPYTKLTIEKINA; this comes from the coding sequence ATGTTTGCTATTATCGAAACAGGTGGAAAACAAATCAAAGTTGAAGAAGGCCAAGAGATTTACGTTGAGAAGTTAGACGTAAACGAAGGTGACACTTTCACTTTTGACAAAGTTCTTTTTGTAGGTGGAGATGCTGTTAAAGTTGGCGCGCCAACAGTTGAAAGTGCGACAGTTACAGCGACAGTTAACAAACAAGGTCGCGGTAAAAAAATTACAGTATTCACATACCGTCGTCGTAAAGACTCTAAACGTAAAAAAGGTCATCGTCAACCTTACACAAAACTTACAATCGAAAAAATTAACGCTTAA
- the rpmA gene encoding 50S ribosomal protein L27: MLKLNLQFFASKKGVSSTKNGRDSESKRLGAKRADGQFVTGGSILFRQRGTKIYPGENVGRGGDDTLFAKIDGVVKFERKGRDKKQVSVYAVAE; the protein is encoded by the coding sequence ATGCTTAAATTAAACTTACAATTTTTCGCATCTAAAAAAGGGGTAAGTTCTACAAAGAACGGACGTGACTCTGAATCAAAACGTCTTGGTGCTAAACGTGCTGACGGACAATTTGTTACAGGTGGTTCAATCTTATTCCGCCAACGTGGAACAAAGATTTACCCAGGTGAAAACGTAGGTCGTGGTGGCGATGATACATTATTCGCTAAAATCGACGGCGTTGTTAAATTTGAACGTAAAGGTCGCGACAAAAAACAAGTATCTGTATACGCAGTTGCTGAATAA
- a CDS encoding ribosomal-processing cysteine protease Prp — translation MINVDITLNDAGQITDLVMDGHADFAEHGQDIVCAGASAVVFGSVNAIMGLTSERPDIDYADDGGYFHVRSVDTSNEQAQLILQAMLVSLQTIEDEYSDFIKLNLK, via the coding sequence ATGATTAATGTAGATATCACGTTAAACGATGCAGGTCAAATCACAGATTTAGTGATGGATGGTCACGCTGACTTTGCAGAGCATGGACAAGATATTGTGTGTGCGGGTGCATCAGCTGTTGTCTTTGGTAGCGTTAATGCTATTATGGGCTTAACATCAGAAAGACCTGATATTGATTATGCAGACGATGGTGGCTATTTTCATGTAAGAAGTGTTGATACAAGCAATGAACAAGCACAGCTTATTTTACAAGCGATGCTCGTATCACTACAAACAATCGAAGACGAATATAGTGATTTTATTAAATTAAATCTAAAGTGA
- the mreD gene encoding rod shape-determining protein MreD, with amino-acid sequence MRKAILYVVGALLCFYVDTLLTFISPIQIGQLKFIIVPHVVFLFLILLTVYRNTSTALILGILLGIMQDVYFGQIYGLYLFGYLISILIADKFLKPFYRDHAMVYCMILLGLVFLELFVATVYSILGFISFQLVQVFLLRLLPTIFLNAILLIFIYFFLDRKTKVNTSIDIK; translated from the coding sequence GTGAGGAAAGCTATTCTATATGTCGTAGGTGCATTGTTATGTTTCTACGTTGATACGTTGCTCACTTTTATATCACCAATACAAATAGGGCAATTGAAGTTTATTATTGTTCCACATGTCGTTTTCCTTTTCCTTATTTTATTAACAGTCTATCGAAATACGAGTACCGCACTAATTTTAGGTATTTTATTAGGGATTATGCAGGATGTTTATTTCGGGCAAATCTATGGCTTATATTTATTCGGCTATCTTATTTCAATTTTAATTGCTGATAAGTTTCTAAAACCATTTTATAGAGATCATGCAATGGTTTATTGTATGATACTTTTAGGATTAGTCTTTTTAGAATTGTTTGTAGCTACTGTCTATAGCATCCTTGGATTTATCTCATTCCAACTTGTACAAGTTTTCTTATTAAGATTACTGCCTACGATCTTTTTAAATGCGATATTACTGATTTTCATTTATTTCTTCTTAGATAGAAAAACAAAAGTGAATACAAGTATTGACATCAAATAA
- the ruvB gene encoding Holliday junction branch migration DNA helicase RuvB — protein sequence MEQDRMMDGHENTFDDDIELSLRPEYLRQYIGQSAIKSNLEVFIQAAKLREEPLDHVLLFGPPGLGKTTLSHIIANEMGVNMRTVSGPSIERPGDLAAILTNLQPGDVLFIDEIHRLSSVVEEVLYPAMEDFFLDIVVGKGEEARSIRIDLPPFTLVGATTRAGSLTGPLRDRFGVHLRLEYYNEVDLQHIIMRTADVLGTAIDKESAREIAKRSRGTPRIANRLLKRIRDFQQVNEDDMIYIETTKHALQLLQVDDQGLDYIDHKMMAYIIEQYNGGPVGLDTIAVSIGEERVTIEDVYEPFLIQKGFLERTPRGRKATPFAYEHFNYSQK from the coding sequence ATGGAACAAGACCGTATGATGGATGGACATGAAAACACATTTGATGATGATATCGAATTATCGCTACGACCTGAATATTTACGACAATATATTGGGCAATCAGCGATTAAATCGAACTTAGAGGTGTTTATTCAAGCAGCAAAGTTACGTGAAGAGCCATTGGATCATGTACTATTGTTTGGCCCTCCTGGACTTGGTAAAACCACACTCTCTCACATCATTGCAAATGAAATGGGTGTCAATATGCGCACTGTATCCGGGCCGTCGATTGAACGACCAGGAGATTTGGCAGCAATACTAACGAACTTACAGCCAGGGGATGTGTTGTTTATTGATGAAATACATCGCTTGAGTAGTGTTGTAGAAGAAGTATTGTATCCAGCGATGGAAGACTTTTTCTTAGATATTGTTGTCGGTAAAGGTGAAGAGGCACGCAGTATCCGAATTGATCTGCCACCATTTACACTAGTAGGTGCCACAACACGTGCTGGTAGTTTAACGGGGCCTTTACGCGATCGCTTTGGTGTCCATTTGCGCTTAGAATATTATAATGAAGTGGATCTTCAACATATTATTATGCGAACGGCAGACGTTTTAGGGACAGCGATTGATAAAGAAAGTGCACGTGAGATTGCAAAGCGTAGTCGAGGGACACCGAGAATTGCGAATCGTCTCTTGAAACGTATTCGAGATTTCCAACAAGTTAATGAAGACGATATGATTTATATTGAGACAACGAAACATGCACTACAGCTACTGCAGGTGGACGATCAAGGTCTTGATTATATCGATCATAAAATGATGGCGTATATCATCGAGCAATACAATGGTGGCCCTGTTGGTTTAGATACGATCGCAGTTTCGATTGGCGAAGAACGTGTCACTATAGAGGATGTTTATGAGCCATTTCTGATTCAAAAAGGTTTTCTTGAGCGCACACCACGCGGACGAAAAGCGACACCATTTGCTTATGAACATTTCAATTATTCACAAAAGTAA
- the mreC gene encoding rod shape-determining protein MreC, translating into MSNFFRNNKLVVLFCALILFIGLIGLSIRSNVQSVPEQYVSDTTSFGQRVFSYPMHLVTGSIASFISDKQPETNQTKQLEADNQRLQSENKALKKELDMKDISKYKPVSAAVIARQPDQWINSLIIDKGQKDGIQPNMAVMTTDGLVGQVTKVNQFSSQVNLVSTKGRLNRLSVNVMHDDNEVFGLIDHFDEKNNRLIISDIDNKDKVEKGDKVVTSGLGDQLPKGLYVGEVEKVQNDQYGLSKQVSIKTGANLNQIMHVYVAKRDPKTMTDDGGAEE; encoded by the coding sequence TTGTCCAATTTTTTTAGAAACAACAAACTAGTTGTGTTGTTTTGTGCATTAATTTTATTTATCGGTTTGATTGGTTTATCCATTCGATCTAATGTTCAATCTGTTCCTGAACAGTATGTCAGTGATACAACTTCATTCGGACAGCGTGTGTTTTCTTATCCGATGCATTTAGTCACTGGATCCATTGCAAGTTTCATTTCTGACAAACAACCTGAAACGAATCAAACGAAACAACTAGAAGCTGATAATCAACGGCTTCAATCAGAGAATAAAGCATTAAAAAAAGAACTCGACATGAAAGACATATCTAAGTATAAGCCTGTATCAGCTGCAGTCATCGCTCGTCAACCTGATCAATGGATTAATTCTCTTATCATTGATAAAGGACAAAAGGATGGCATTCAGCCTAATATGGCAGTGATGACAACGGATGGCTTAGTCGGTCAAGTCACAAAAGTGAATCAATTTTCATCACAGGTGAACCTTGTTTCAACTAAGGGGCGTTTGAATCGACTATCTGTTAATGTTATGCACGATGATAATGAAGTATTCGGATTGATTGATCATTTTGATGAAAAAAATAATCGTCTTATCATCAGTGATATTGATAATAAAGATAAGGTTGAAAAGGGCGATAAGGTCGTTACAAGTGGACTTGGTGATCAATTGCCAAAAGGTTTATATGTTGGTGAAGTAGAAAAAGTACAGAATGACCAATATGGCCTTTCAAAGCAAGTCTCAATCAAGACAGGGGCAAATCTCAATCAAATCATGCACGTTTATGTTGCGAAGAGAGATCCCAAAACAATGACTGACGATGGGGGCGCTGAAGAGTGA